Proteins found in one Terriglobales bacterium genomic segment:
- a CDS encoding VOC family protein yields the protein MTSPAQNCRSTVIPGLRYRNAPAMIDWLCQVFGFEKQLVVPGPEGMVVHSQLTFGNGMIMIGSVGSGTASSNLLKQPDEIGGAETQASYLVVTDIDAIYARAQAAGARVLIELEDKGFGGKGFCCADPEGHIWHVGTFDPWAPPPA from the coding sequence ATGACAAGCCCAGCCCAGAACTGCAGGTCCACTGTGATCCCGGGCCTGCGCTACCGCAACGCTCCCGCCATGATCGACTGGCTGTGCCAGGTCTTCGGCTTCGAGAAGCAGTTGGTGGTGCCCGGGCCGGAGGGCATGGTGGTGCATTCCCAGCTCACCTTCGGCAACGGCATGATCATGATCGGCTCGGTGGGGAGCGGAACGGCTTCGTCCAATCTGCTCAAGCAGCCGGACGAGATTGGCGGGGCCGAGACCCAGGCCTCGTATCTTGTGGTCACCGACATCGACGCCATCTACGCTCGCGCCCAGGCCGCCGGCGCCCGCGTGCTGATCGAGCTGGAGGACAAGGGCTTCGGCGGGAAAGGCTTCTGCTGCGCCGATCCCGAAGGCCACATCTGGCACGTCGGCACCTTCGATCCCTGGGCGCCACCGCCGGCCTAG
- a CDS encoding NUDIX domain-containing protein, with protein sequence MEREISAGGVVVRQMRGRWHMAAIQPRGRKPTPSKTGPPQPVLALPKGLVDAGEHPEQTAVREVREETGVEAELVAKLGDIKYVYQRTWGDRARVFKIVSFYLLRYRRGKLGAISDDMRIEVESTRWLPLEEAPKVLAYGGERQMAQKALDYVARNPELKEIAE encoded by the coding sequence ATGGAGCGCGAGATCTCAGCCGGCGGAGTGGTGGTGCGCCAGATGCGCGGGCGCTGGCACATGGCCGCCATCCAGCCGCGCGGGCGCAAGCCCACGCCTTCCAAGACCGGCCCGCCCCAGCCCGTCCTGGCCCTGCCCAAGGGCCTGGTGGATGCGGGTGAACACCCCGAGCAGACCGCCGTGCGCGAGGTGCGCGAAGAGACCGGGGTCGAGGCCGAGCTGGTCGCCAAGCTGGGCGACATCAAGTATGTGTACCAGCGCACCTGGGGCGACCGTGCTCGCGTCTTCAAGATCGTCAGCTTCTACCTGCTGCGCTACCGGCGCGGCAAGCTGGGCGCGATCTCAGACGACATGCGCATCGAGGTGGAGAGCACCCGCTGGCTGCCGCTGGAGGAAGCGCCGAAGGTCCTCGCTTACGGCGGCGAGCGCCAGATGGCTCAGAAGGCCCTCGACTACGTCGCCCGCAACCCGGAGTTGAAAGAGATTGCAGAATGA
- a CDS encoding universal stress protein translates to MSLPHTLSPAEAPAASPVAPKNILIATDFSECSERALSYATGAARRYGSTLHLAHVVPINTYYLAGPDALGVALDQAQRETAALVVRLQVEKQLAGVRHHSWVLRGYVSEVLGELIAREHVDLAVVGTHGRTGLSKLVLGSVAEEIFRKAPCPVLTVGPHVPLARPGSGLQALLFATDFSEDSARALPYALSAAREFGSELTLLHVLEPGEEMAGDPTRRDSLLHTRLQAMLGEDAGRVRVRTEIAGGDPAVCIVEAARQRGAGVIILGLKAPQMFADRLPWLYAYRIVSQAPCPVLTVRGKVAEPAG, encoded by the coding sequence ATGAGCTTGCCCCACACCCTCTCTCCGGCAGAGGCGCCGGCGGCTTCGCCGGTCGCCCCCAAGAACATCCTCATCGCCACCGATTTTTCCGAGTGCTCCGAGCGCGCCCTCTCCTATGCCACCGGGGCGGCCCGCCGCTACGGTTCCACCCTGCACTTGGCGCACGTGGTGCCCATCAACACCTACTACCTGGCGGGTCCGGACGCTCTGGGCGTAGCCTTGGACCAGGCGCAGCGCGAGACCGCGGCCCTGGTGGTCCGGTTGCAGGTGGAAAAGCAACTGGCCGGGGTACGGCACCACAGCTGGGTACTGCGCGGCTATGTCTCCGAGGTGCTGGGCGAACTGATCGCGCGCGAGCACGTCGACCTGGCGGTGGTGGGAACGCACGGGCGCACCGGGCTGAGCAAGCTGGTGCTGGGCTCGGTGGCGGAGGAGATCTTCCGCAAGGCGCCCTGCCCGGTGCTGACCGTGGGGCCGCACGTGCCCCTGGCGCGGCCCGGCAGCGGGCTCCAGGCGCTGCTGTTCGCCACCGATTTCTCCGAGGACTCGGCGCGTGCCCTGCCCTATGCGCTCTCCGCGGCGCGCGAGTTCGGCTCCGAACTCACCCTGCTGCATGTGCTCGAGCCCGGGGAGGAGATGGCCGGAGACCCCACCCGGCGCGACTCCCTGCTGCACACGCGCCTGCAAGCGATGCTGGGAGAGGATGCGGGCCGGGTGCGCGTCCGCACCGAGATCGCCGGCGGCGATCCCGCCGTGTGCATCGTGGAGGCGGCCCGCCAGCGCGGCGCCGGCGTCATCATCCTGGGCCTGAAGGCGCCGCAGATGTTCGCCGACCGTCTGCCCTGGCTCTACGCCTACCGCATCGTCAGCCAGGCTCCCTGCCCGGTGCTCACCGTGCGCGGGAAGGTGGCGGAGCCAGCGGGCTAA
- a CDS encoding DUF4118 domain-containing protein, translating to MPAWLRPSMLVAVSLALATVLTFPLRNVTSHSLSMLFFAAVVITSRFGGTRPGIVTALLSVVIFDWFFDTRPYHLDLNLAGLLRAVMFLCVCLLVAGLEKQRRAALHSLEGTNRELQAALEEVRVLRGILPICMHCKQIRNDEGAWIQLEEYIREHSEAEFSHGVCPECFRKHYPEAYQAAQARATGSSD from the coding sequence ATGCCTGCCTGGCTGCGACCCAGCATGCTCGTAGCCGTGAGCCTCGCCCTGGCCACGGTGCTGACCTTTCCCCTCCGCAATGTGACCTCCCACAGCCTGTCCATGTTGTTTTTCGCGGCGGTGGTCATCACTTCGCGCTTCGGGGGCACCCGGCCCGGGATCGTGACCGCGCTCTTGTCGGTGGTGATTTTCGACTGGTTCTTTGACACCCGTCCCTATCACCTGGACCTGAATCTCGCCGGGCTGCTGCGGGCCGTCATGTTCCTCTGCGTGTGCCTGCTGGTGGCGGGGCTGGAAAAGCAGCGCCGCGCCGCCCTCCACTCCCTCGAGGGAACCAATCGGGAGCTGCAAGCCGCCCTCGAAGAGGTCAGGGTGCTGCGCGGCATCCTGCCCATCTGCATGCACTGCAAGCAGATCCGCAACGACGAAGGCGCCTGGATCCAGTTGGAAGAGTACATCCGCGAGCACAGCGAGGCGGAGTTCAGCCACGGCGTGTGCCCGGAGTGCTTTCGCAAGCACTACCCGGAGGCCTACCAGGCAGCACAGGCCAGAGCGACCGGCAGCTCCGATTAG
- a CDS encoding 3-hydroxyacyl-CoA dehydrogenase NAD-binding domain-containing protein produces the protein MKRIEKVAVLGAGTMGARIAAHLANAGVPSFLLDIVPAGAQGAERNKIAAAGLEAARKSKPAAFMEASLARLVTIGNFEDNLEWLKQCDWIVEAVVEDLGIKRELLKKVEAARRPGTITTTNTSGLPVAKIAEGFSEDFRRCWFGTHFFNPPRYMRLLELIPTPDSDRDAMAAIAHFSDLRLGKAIVHA, from the coding sequence ATGAAGCGCATCGAGAAAGTCGCCGTGCTGGGCGCCGGGACCATGGGAGCGCGCATCGCCGCGCACCTGGCCAACGCCGGCGTGCCCTCCTTCCTGCTCGACATCGTGCCCGCGGGCGCCCAGGGCGCCGAGCGCAACAAGATCGCCGCCGCCGGCCTCGAGGCCGCGCGCAAGTCCAAGCCCGCTGCCTTCATGGAAGCCTCCCTCGCCCGCCTGGTCACCATCGGCAACTTCGAGGACAATCTGGAGTGGCTGAAGCAGTGCGACTGGATCGTGGAGGCGGTGGTCGAGGACCTGGGCATCAAGCGCGAGCTGCTCAAGAAGGTGGAAGCGGCGCGCCGTCCCGGCACCATCACCACCACCAACACCAGCGGGCTGCCCGTCGCCAAGATCGCCGAGGGCTTCTCCGAGGACTTCCGCCGCTGCTGGTTCGGCACCCACTTCTTCAACCCGCCCCGCTACATGCGCCTGCTGGAACTGATTCCCACCCCCGACAGCGACCGCGACGCCATGGCCGCCATCGCCCACTTCTCCGACCTGCGCCTGGGCAAAGCCATCGTGCACGCC
- a CDS encoding GAF domain-containing protein, which translates to MKKPYRPPREVLAEVEQVLARRYQPSDPSPLDAVAELLHEGRHYFRTGISLVVGERVERQAWRGPAQPGGATRSELSQPIKLAGRVLGVIEAESDRAEAFSSEDRVLVKEVAERLARFLTGRGKYLVRKAREAAGGSAQAASSPERHQPSSERATAPRAAAAGENSRS; encoded by the coding sequence ATGAAGAAGCCTTACCGCCCGCCCCGCGAAGTGCTGGCTGAGGTCGAGCAGGTGCTCGCCCGCCGCTACCAACCCTCCGATCCCTCGCCCCTGGACGCCGTGGCCGAGTTGCTGCACGAAGGCCGGCACTACTTTCGCACCGGTATCTCGCTGGTGGTGGGGGAGCGAGTGGAGCGCCAAGCCTGGCGCGGCCCGGCACAGCCCGGCGGCGCGACCCGGTCCGAACTGAGCCAGCCCATCAAGCTGGCCGGCCGCGTGCTGGGCGTGATCGAGGCCGAGAGCGACCGCGCCGAGGCCTTCTCTTCAGAAGACCGCGTACTGGTGAAAGAGGTGGCCGAGCGTCTGGCCCGCTTCCTCACCGGGCGCGGCAAGTACCTGGTGCGCAAGGCGCGGGAAGCCGCGGGCGGAAGCGCTCAGGCCGCCTCCAGTCCGGAGCGCCATCAGCCCTCGAGCGAGCGCGCCACCGCGCCGCGCGCCGCCGCCGCCGGAGAGAACTCCCGTTCATGA